The DNA region ATGTCTTCGAGCAGGTCTTCGATCAGTTCCAGGCGGTACTCGGTGAGCATCGCCTTGACGCGCTCGGCTGCTACTTTCTCCAGCGAGCTGTCGAAACCGTTGAGGACCTTGTTCAGCAGGCGTTCGCCGAGGCTGATGGACTCGGAGCGGCGTTGCAGTTTCAGCGCATGGCGGATGTGAGTCCGTGCCTTGCCGGTGACCACGAAATTGAGCCACGCCGGATTCGGCCGTGCCCCCGGGGCGCTGACGATCTCGACCGTGGAGCCGCTTTGAAGCGGTTCGGACAGCGGTGCGAGACGTCGATTGATCCGACAGGCAATGCAGCTGTTACCCACGTCGGTATGCACCGCGTAAGCGAAGTCGACCGCCGTGGAGCCTTTTGGCAGCTCCATGATCCGACCTTTGGGCGTGAACACGTAGACCTCGTCCGGGAACAGGTCGATCTTCACGCTCTCGATGAATTCCAGCGAGTTGCCGGCCCGTTGCTGCATCTCCAGCACGCCTTTGACCCACTGCCGGGCGCGGGCATGAGTACCTTTTGGCTGCTCATCGCCACTGGATTTATAGAGCCAATGGGCGGCGATGCCGTTGTTGGCCATCTCTTCCATTTCACGGGTGCGGATCTGAATCTCGATCGGTACACCGTGCATGCCGAACAGCGTGGTGTGCAGCGACTGGTAGCCGTTGGCCTTGGGGATCGCGATGTAATCCTTGAAGCGTCCCGGCAACGGTTTGTACAAATTATGCACAGCACCCAACACGCGGTAGCAGGTATCGACCTTGTCGACGATGATCCGGAACGCATAGACGTCCATGATCTCGTTGAAGGCCCGACGCTTGCCGCGCATTTTCTTGTAGATGCCGTAGAGGTGTTTCTGACGACCGCTGACCTCGCCCTGAATGCCGTCGATGGCCAGGCAGTGGCTGAGGGATTCTTCGATCTTGTTGACGATTTCCTTGCGATTGCCCCGGGCGCGTTTGACCGCCTGGTTGATCCGTGCGGAACGCATCGGGTGCATCGCCTTGAAGCCGAGGTCTTCGAATTCTATGCGGATGGCGTGCATGCCCAGCCGGTTGGCGATGGGCGCATAAATTTCCAGGGTTTCCTTGGCGATCCGTCGGCGTTTTTCGCCGGACAGGACTTCCAGGGTCCGCATGTTGTGCAAGCGGTCGGCGAGTTTGACCAGGATCACGCGAATATCGCGGGCCATGGCCATGGCCATTTTCTGGAAGTTTTCAGCCTGGGCTTCGGCCTTGGTCTCGAAGTTCATCTGGGTCAGTTTGCTGACCCCGT from Pseudomonas sp. ACM7 includes:
- the spoT gene encoding bifunctional GTP diphosphokinase/guanosine-3',5'-bis pyrophosphate 3'-pyrophosphohydrolase; translated protein: MPSIDALADRLSTYLGKDQVNLVRRAYFYAEQAHDGQRRRSGEAYVTHPLAVANILADMHMDHQSLMAAMLHDVIEDTGIAKEALQAQFGETVAELVDGVSKLTQMNFETKAEAQAENFQKMAMAMARDIRVILVKLADRLHNMRTLEVLSGEKRRRIAKETLEIYAPIANRLGMHAIRIEFEDLGFKAMHPMRSARINQAVKRARGNRKEIVNKIEESLSHCLAIDGIQGEVSGRQKHLYGIYKKMRGKRRAFNEIMDVYAFRIIVDKVDTCYRVLGAVHNLYKPLPGRFKDYIAIPKANGYQSLHTTLFGMHGVPIEIQIRTREMEEMANNGIAAHWLYKSSGDEQPKGTHARARQWVKGVLEMQQRAGNSLEFIESVKIDLFPDEVYVFTPKGRIMELPKGSTAVDFAYAVHTDVGNSCIACRINRRLAPLSEPLQSGSTVEIVSAPGARPNPAWLNFVVTGKARTHIRHALKLQRRSESISLGERLLNKVLNGFDSSLEKVAAERVKAMLTEYRLELIEDLLEDIGLGNRMAYVVARRLLGEGEQLPSAEGPLAIRGTEGLVLSYAKCCTPIPGDPIVGHLSAGKGMVVHLDNCRNISEIRHNPEKCIQLSWAKDVTGEFNVELRVELEHQRGLIALLASSVNAADGNIEKISMDERDGRISVVQLVVSVHDRVHLARVIKKLRALTGVIRITRMRA